CGATGTCTTATATGGAGGTGCTGGCCGTGTTTTGTTGGTAAAGAGTCACTCAGTTATAAATTACGATGTtcaacaaagaaaagaattatcagaACTTAATGTTAATAACGTCAAATACGTTTCCTGGTCCAATGATGGTCAATATTTAGCTTTATTGTCTAAACATACCATCACTATTGCCACTAAGGACTTAGAATTGGTTACATCGATGCACGAAACAATCAGAATTAAGAGTGCTGCTTGGGACGACACAGGAGTCTTGTTATATTCTACCTTGAACCACATTAAGTATACTTTATTGAACGGTGATAATGGTATTATCAAAACTTTAGAAAATACCTTGTATATCACTAGAGTAGCCCAAAAACAAATTTATTGTTTAGATCGTGCTGGCCAAGTTCAAGTTGTTACTATTGATCCTACTGAATATAGATTTAAGAAATCATTAGTGAACAAGAACTTCAACGAAGTCTTAAGAATCATCAAGAACTCTAACCTAGTTGGTCAAAACATTATTGCCTACTTACAGAAGAAGGGATACCCAGAAGTTGCATTGCAATTCGTCGAAGATCCTGAAACCAGGTTTGAATTAGCTTTAGAGTGCGGTAACTTACAGGTGGCTTTAGAACAAGCTAAGACATTGAACAATAACAGTATTTGGGAAAAGTTAGGTGATGAAGCCTTGAACCAGGGTAatgttgaaattgttgaattagtttatcaacaattacatttatttgataaattgtcATTCCTTTACTTGTACAAGGGTGATGGTGAaagattgaataaaatGGCAACGATCGCTGAACATCGTGGTGATTACTCATCCTTAATACAAAATACCTTCTATAACAACGATATCAAAAAGAGATGCCAGGTTTATATTCAAGGTGGGATGTTACCATTGGCTTATACATTAGCTAAATCTAATGGTCTCACTGAATTGGCGGAACAGATTTTGCAAGAAGCTGgtgttgaagaaaaggaCGTTGAGCTACCAGAACTTGGTCAATCTGTGCCATTACCGGAACCTTTGAGTGAACCAGTTGGCAACTGGCCGATGAAAgaatcttcattatctttcTTTGAGAATGCTTTAATAACTGGTCAAGTTGAGAACTTATCCATCGAGGATGACGCTGAAGAGAAATTCCAAGAATCAACTAATGCGTTAGACattgttgatgatgacatggaagaagaaggtgaagaagacgaaGGTGCTTGGGATTTGGATGATGAGGAGTTGGacattgatgatgaagttgTTGAAGCTACCCCAGGAATTGAACTTGATGATTCATTGAAGTCCGCAGCAACAGAAGGTGAGATTGGTTACTGGCTTCGTAATGCAAAGACACCAGCTGGCTATGTTGCAGCTGGTGCATTCGAACAAGCCGCATCTATGTTACATAAACAACTAGGGGTTGTTGACTTTGAACCTTTACGTAAGCGTTTCTTAGAAGTTTTCCAAGCTTCCAAATTGTACTTACCGGGTGTTGACGATTTACCATCAATGAAAACCTTTATCAGAGCTGATAACGACGAAGATAATCCAAATAAGTTTGCACCATATGTCCCAGGATTCGAAAACTTGGAAGACAGACTTGCGCTTGGATTTAAACAGTTCAAGGCTAACAACTTAGAAAGTGCTATAAGCACTTTCAGAGATATCATTTATACAATCGCCGTTATAACTGTCGAGGATGAACAGCAAGAAGCAAAATGTACAGATGTATTGACTGTCTGTCGTGAATATATCTTAGGTTTATCCATTGAGTTGGCGCGTCGTACTTTGGACCCATCTGAAGTCAAACGTAACTTAGAATTGGCTGCCTATTTCACCAGAGCAAAGCTCCAAAGCCCACATAGGATTAATGCATTGCAAGTGGCAATGACTCAATCTTTCAAGAATAAGAACTTTGCAAGTGCATCTTACTTTGCAAGTGAACTCTTATCGATTTCATCTACAGGCCAAAGAGCTGAGCAAGCTCAAAAGTTGAAAGCCAAGGCCGACTCAGTTTCCAGTGatgcaattgaaattgattttgatcCATATGCTGAATTTGATATATGTGCTGCCACCTTCACACCAATCTACAAAGGATCATCATCTGTTACCGAAGCTTTAGTTGGTGCTAAATATCACCCTGAAGAACAAGGTAATATATGTAAAATAACTGGCATTACTGCTATTGGTGCACAAGCTTCTGGTTTACGTATCAGAGGATAAGGATAAGcgtaaattcaataaaggCTTACAAAAGTTTGTTCCTTTTCTATACTAGATCGTTttgattattgatttttgtATAATTTTTATGTATACTTGACGtctttatttgatatgTAGAAATGGCTCGTGAccttctttatattttttcaactaaaaatttatatgatGGTAGACAACGTATCCAACAAGTAGAGAGGGTATCAATAGATTCTTAATAGAACATCATGTCTAACAACAAGGAAGAAGCTATCAAGCTCAAGGATGAGGGAAACGCGTATT
The nucleotide sequence above comes from Debaryomyces hansenii CBS767 chromosome A complete sequence. Encoded proteins:
- a CDS encoding DEHA2D15554p (similar to uniprot|P53622 Saccharomyces cerevisiae YDL145C COP1 Alpha subunit of COPI vesicle coatomer complex which surrounds transport vesicles in the early secretory pathway) encodes the protein MKMLTKFESKSSRAKGVAFHPKRPWVLVSLHSSTIQLWDYRMGTLIDRFEDHEGPVRCVDFHPTQPLFVSGGDDYSIKVWSLNTRKCIFTLNGHLDYIRTVSFHRDLPWIISCSDDQTIRIWNWQNRQEIACLTGHNHYVMSAQFHPSEDLIVSASLDQTVRVWDISGLRKKHSAPTSSMRSFEDQLQRQQLPQQDIFGNVNAIVKYVLEGHDKGVNWAAFHPTLPLIVSAGDDRLVKLWRMSDTKAWEVDTCRGHTGNVLCATFHPNQDLIVSVSDDKTIRVWDLNKRTPVKQFRREHDRFWLVASHPKINLFATCHDSGVMVFKLERERPAHAIFQNKLFYVNNEKQVQCYDFQKNENSLPMLSLKKIGKAWSFMRTLSYNQSDNSILVTHGEGDAGMYALIALPKHVTGAIEPTDVRQGEGNFACFISRNRFVSFVKSTKSLNVKDLNNNVTKSIQLDSSVNDVLYGGAGRVLLVKSHSVINYDVQQRKELSELNVNNVKYVSWSNDGQYLALLSKHTITIATKDLELVTSMHETIRIKSAAWDDTGVLLYSTLNHIKYTLLNGDNGIIKTLENTLYITRVAQKQIYCLDRAGQVQVVTIDPTEYRFKKSLVNKNFNEVLRIIKNSNLVGQNIIAYLQKKGYPEVALQFVEDPETRFELALECGNLQVALEQAKTLNNNSIWEKLGDEALNQGNVEIVELVYQQLHLFDKLSFLYLYKGDGERLNKMATIAEHRGDYSSLIQNTFYNNDIKKRCQVYIQGGMLPLAYTLAKSNGLTELAEQILQEAGVEEKDVELPELGQSVPLPEPLSEPVGNWPMKESSLSFFENALITGQVENLSIEDDAEEKFQESTNALDIVDDDMEEEGEEDEGAWDLDDEELDIDDEVVEATPGIELDDSLKSAATEGEIGYWLRNAKTPAGYVAAGAFEQAASMLHKQLGVVDFEPLRKRFLEVFQASKLYLPGVDDLPSMKTFIRADNDEDNPNKFAPYVPGFENLEDRLALGFKQFKANNLESAISTFRDIIYTIAVITVEDEQQEAKCTDVLTVCREYILGLSIELARRTLDPSEVKRNLELAAYFTRAKLQSPHRINALQVAMTQSFKNKNFASASYFASELLSISSTGQRAEQAQKLKAKADSVSSDAIEIDFDPYAEFDICAATFTPIYKGSSSVTEALVGAKYHPEEQGNICKITGITAIGAQASGLRIRG